The genomic region AGGTTGTGGGCGCTGCGCCCCTCGGGCGTGCGGGCCCAGTTGGACACCTCGTAGGGGGTGAAGCCGGCCGCCGCCAGGGCCTCGTCGGCCATGACGTAGCGGTCGGCCATCGCGTCGTCGTCGGGTTCGGTGAGTTCGCCGCGCCGGACCCGGTTCGCCAGCCGGGTGCCCTCCTCGACGATGAGCGAGTAGGCGGAGACGTGGTCGGGGCCGGCGGAGACGGCGGCGGCCAGGGACGCCGCCCAGTCGTCGTCGCTCTCGCCCGGTGTCCCGTAGATGAGGTCGAGGTTGACGTGCTCGAACCCCGCCTGCCGCGCCCACTCCACGCACTGCTCGGGACGTCCGGGGGTGTGCCCCCGCTCCAGGATCCGCAGCACGTGTGGGCGGGCGCTCTGCATGCCGAACGAGACACGGGTGAACCCGGCCTCGCGCAGCCTGGCGAGGTAGCCGGGGTCGACGGTCTCGGGGTTGGCCTCGGTGGTCACCTCGGCGTCGGGGGTCAGGCCGAACCGCTCGCGCACGGCCGCGACCAGGCGCCCCAGGTCCTCGGCGGGCAGCAGGGTGGGCGTGCCCCCGCCGACGAACACGGTGCTGACCGGGGGCCGGTCGCCGGACAGCACCCGGTCGGCCAGCTCGATCTCGGCGATCGCCTGGTCGGCGTAGGTCTCCCGCGAGGCGGTGGCCGTGCCGTCCCGCGAGACGAGTTCGTCGGCCGTGTAGGTGTTGAAGTCGCAGTACCCGCAGCGGGTGACGCAGAAGGGCACGTGGACGTAGAACCCGAGGGGCCGTGCGGCCAGCTCCGCGAGGGAGTGCTCGGGCAGGTCCCCGGTGCGCGGTACGGGATCGCCGTCGAGGGCAACGGAAGGCATGCCTCCAGTGTCGCCGACGCGGCGGCGTGCCCTGGTCGGAGACGGAGGTGGCGCGGCCCGGGTCAGGCCGCGGGAGGAGGGTGGGGCGGGGAGTCGAGGGGGGCGGGGGAACGAGGGCCGGCAGCGGGGCGAGGGGGCAGGAGCGAGAGGGGCGAGAGGGGAACAGGGGCGGGGTGTCAGACGCGCTGACCGGCGATCGGGTCGCCGCTCGGGCGTGCCGTGCCGTCCTGGGCGGCGGCCGGGCGCGCGGAGCCGTCCCGGGCGGCGTGCCGGGTACCGGGGAGAGGGGCCGGGACCGCGTACCCGTTGGGGGCGGCGGCCGTGGAGGCCCGTACGACCAGCTCGGGGTCGAACACGTACTCGGTGTGCGAGACCGCGTGCCCGGCGATCTCGTCGCACAGGGCCCGGACGGCGGCCAGGGCCATCGCCTGGATCGGCTGGCGCACGGTCGTCAGCGGAGGGTCGGTGAACGCGATGAGCTGGGAGTCGTCGTAGCCGACCACGGAGAAGTCCTCCGGCACGCGCAGGCCGCGCTGGCGGGCGGCCCGGATGGCGCCGAGCGCCATCATGTCGGATCCGCAGACCATGGCGGTGACGCCGCGCTCGATGAGGCGCGTGGCCGCGGCGTGCCCGCCCTCCACACCGAACAGGGACAGCTCCACCAGGTCGCGACCGTCCAGTCCGTGCGCCTCCAGGGCGGCGTGGTACCCGTCCAGCTTGCGCCGGACCGGAACGTAGCGGTCGGGGCCGCTCGTGAAACCGATGCGGGTGTGGCCGAGGGCGACCAGGTGGTTGACCGCCAGCCGGCCGGCCTCGCGGTCGTCACAGGAGATGAACGCGGCGGGGATCGCCTCGGTGAACCCGTTGACCAGCACGATGGGCAGGCGCCGCGAGACCAGCGTGTTGTACCGCTCGTAGGAGGCGGAGGTGTCGGCGTGGCGGCCGGACACGAAGAGGATGCCGGAGACGTTGCGCTCCAGGAGCAGCTCCACGTACTCGTCCTCGGTTATCCCGCCGGGGGTCTGTGTGCACAGCACCGGCGTGTAGCCGCGCTGGGCCAACGCCCCCTCCGCCGCCTGGGCGAACATCGGGAAGACCGGGTTCTCCAGTTCGGGGATGACCATGCCGACCAGCCCGGCGGAGCGCTGCCGGAGCCGGGCGGGACGTTCGTAGCCGAGGACGTCCAGCGCGGTCAGCACGGCCTTGCGCGTGTCGCTGCCGACGCCGGGTTTGTCGTTGAGCACCCGCGAGACCGTCGCCTCGCTGACGCCTGCGTGCCGCGCGATGTCGGCAAGTCGTGGACCCATGCGGGTGATTCTAGTCGAGATGGTCGTCACATGGACGTAAGTTGGCGGTAATCTTGCGCAAGAACTTGCAGACGCTCTAGGGAAGGACCCCCGCACATGGCGCTTAAGTCGCAGTGGTGGCGCGACGCGGCCATCTACCAGATCTACGTCCGCAGTTTCGCCGACTCCAACGGGGACGGCGAGGGCGACCTCGCCGGCATCCGCGAGCGCCTGCCGCACCTGGCCGAACTCGGCGTGGACGCGGTCTGGCTGACGCCGTTCTACGTCTCCCCGCTCGCCGACGGCGGCTACGACGTCGCCGACTACCGGGACGTCGACCCGCGCTTCGGCACCCTGGCGGACTTCGACGCGCTCCTGGCGACCGCGCACGAGCTGGGCCTGCGCGTGATCATCGACGTGGTGCCCAACCACTCCTCGTCGGCGCACCGCTGGTTCCGCGAGGCCGTGGCGGCCGAGCCGGGCAGCCCGGCGCGCTCGCGCTACATCTTCCGCGACGGTAAGGGCCCCGACGGCGAGCAGCCGCCGAACAACTGGAACTCGATCTTCGGCGGACCGGCCTGGACCCGGCTCAAGCGCCCGGACGGCACGCCCGAGCAGTGGTACCTGCACCTGTTCGACGCCGAGCAGCCGGACTTCGACTGGACCAGCCAGGAGGTCCACGACGAGTTCGACGACGTCCTGCGCTTCTGGCTGGACCGCGGCGTGGACGGGTTCCGCATCGACGTCGCGCACGGCATGGTCAAGGACCCGGCACTGCCCGACATCGCCGAGGGCGCCAAGGCCGACCTCCTGGACGGCAGCACGTCCCTGCCCTACTTCGACCAGGACGGCGTGCACGACATCTACCGCCGCTGGGCGGCCATCGCCGCGAGCTACCCGGGCGACCGCACCATGGTCGCCGAGGCGTGGGTCGAGGACGCCGAGCGGGTGGCCCGCTACCTGCGGCCGGACGAGCTGCACCAGGCCTTCAACTTCGAGTACCTGACCTCGCCCTGGGACGCGGGCCACCTGCGTGCGGTCATCGACTCGTCCCTCACCGCCAACGGCGCGGTCGGGGCGACCACGAGCTGGGTCCTGTCCAACCACGACGTCACCCGCCACGTGACGCGCTTCGGCGGTGGCGAGCAGGGCCTGCGGCGCGCGCGTGCGGCCACGATGCTGATGCTGGCCCTGCCGGGCGCCGTGTACATGTACCAGGGCGAGGAGCTGGGCCTGCCGGAGGTCACCGACCTGCCCGACGACGCCCTCCAGGACCCGACGTGGGAGCGGTCCGGCCGCACCGACCGCGGCCGCGACGGCTGCCGGGTGCCCCTTCCCTGGGAGGACGGGGCGGCGCCCTACGGGTTCGGACCCGAGGGAACCGCGCCCTGGCTGCCGCAGCCGGAGGGCTGGGGTCGGCTGTCCCGCGCCTCCCAGCGCGGCGTGGAGGGCTCGACCCTGGAGCTGTACACCAGTGCGCTGCGCCTGCGCCGTGAGCTCGACGCGCTCGGCGACGGGGCGATGACCTGGCTGGACGCACCCGAGGGCGTGCTGTACTTCGAGCGCGAGCCCGGCGTGCGCTGCGCGGTGAACCTCACCGGCGAGCCCGCCGACGTCACGGTCGGGGAAGGGGACTCCGAGGTGCTGCTGTCCAGCGGCCCCGTGGCCGCTCCCTCCGACGGCACCCTGGCCCTGCCCGCCGAGACGGCGGTGTGGCTGCGCGTCTGACGCGCCCGGGCGCCGGGCGGGGCGGGCCCGTCCCGCCCCGGCGCCCCACCCGGCCGATCCCGCACTCCTCGGCGCCGCCCGGACCCGGCCCGTCCTGTCCCGGCGGCACGCCGACCCGACCGCCACGGCATCCCGATCACCCGGCGGCACTCCGCACCCGGCGCCCCCTCCCCGGCCGCCGGCTGCTCCGTCCACGGACCGGACCACGGTCCGCCGCGCGACCCCGCGCCCCTCACCCACACCCACACCAGCGGAGCCCCGGCCCGCCATGGCCGGGGCCCCGCCGATCCCCCCTTGGAGGACGCCATGAGGCCCCTGAGAGCCCCGGGCACGCGCCTCGCGTGCGCCGCCGCCGGACTGGCCGTCACCCTGACCGCCTGCGGCTCGGACCCCGGCACCGACGCCGCCGAGCTCGACCCGACCCTGACGGTCTGGGCCGACGACGAGCGCGCCCTGGCGCTGATGACGTTCGCCGAGGCCTACTCGCGCACGTCGGACGCACAGGTGGAGGTGATCGTCGTCGAGCACGAGGAGCTGCGCGCCAGTTTCGTGAGCGCCCACGCCAACGGGCTCGGCCCGGACATCATGGTCGGTCCGCACGACTGGACCGGCGAGCTGGTCGAGTCCGAGGCGGTCGCGCCGGTGACCCTGGACGCGCGGTCGGCCGAGGCCTTCACTCCCGGCGCCCTGGACGCGGTGACCTACGACGGCGCCGTGTACGGCGTCCCCTACGCCACGGAGAACCTGGCGCTGATCCGCAACACCGACCTGGCCCCGTCGGAGCCGGAGACCGTGGAGGAGCTGGTGGAGACCGGCGCGGACCTGGTCGACGCCGGCCGGGCCTCGCGGGTGCTCGGCCTGCAGGTGGGCGAGGAGGGCGACGCCTACCACATGCACCCGCTGTTCACCTCCGCCGGCGGCTACCTCTTCGGGGAGGACGGCGCGGGCGATCCCGACCCCACGGACCTGGGGGTGGCGGCACCGGAGTCGGTGGCCGCCTTCGAGCGGATCGCCGAGCTGGGTGAGGCCGGTTCGGGCGTGCTCACCCGGGACACGACGGCGGAGCGCGCCACGGAGCTGTTCACCGGGGGCGAGGCGCCGTACTTCGTCACCGGCCCGTGGAGCCTGTCGGCGGTCAAGGAGGCCGGGGTGCCCTACGAGATCAGCCCCGTGCCGCCGTTCGCGGACGGGGCTCCGGCCCGCCCGCTGATCGGCGTGCAGGCCTTCTTCGTGGCGGCGGGCGCCTCCGATCCGGACCTGGCGCGCACGTTCGCGGCCGACTTCGTCGCCGACCCGGAGTTCTCCGTGATCCTCTACGAGGCCGATCCCCGGGTGCCCGCGCTCGTGGACGCCCTGGAGACGCTGTCCGAGCAGGATCCGGACCTGCAAGCGTTTCAGAATGCCGGCGCAAACGGGCTGCCCATGCCCGCGATCCCGGAGATGGACGCGGTGTGGGGGCCGTTCGGCCAGGCCGGCGCGGACATCATCGCAGGTGCGGAACCCGCGGAGGAGCTCGCCGAGGCCGAGGAGCTGATCACCGCGAGTTTCGCGGAGTGAGCCGAACGTGTGACACCGAGCCGATCGGATCACCTCGTGTCACGCTCCGACCACGTACGGCCCACCATCATCCATCTGTTTCCTGGGCGTTTCCACATCTTTATCCCGAGAGTCTGCAAAGACTTTCAATGCTTGCAAGTTATTGCTAACGTCACATCAATCGCATGCTCGAGACGGACCCGGGGCCACCGGCCAGCCGCATGCGCACCTCTCCACACCGGCCTCCCGGAAGGAAGACACCATGAGATTCCGCAGCGCACCGGCGATCACGGGGATCGCCGCCATCGCCCTGATGGCGACCGCCTGCACCGGCGGCGGCGACAGTGACAGCGAGGGCGGGTCGGCCGAGGGCGGCCTGACCATCTGGACCGACGCCGAGCGCGCCGACGCCGTCGAGGCCGCCGCCGACGAGTTCGCCGAGGCCAACGGCATCGACGTCAGCGTCGACACCGTCGCCTTCGAGGACATGCAGGGCGACGTCCTCAACGCCCACCAGGCGGGCAACGCCCCCGACATCTTCATCGGCGCGCACGACTGGACGGGCAACCTGGTCCGCAACGGGGCCGTGCAGCCCATCGAGCTCCCCCAGGACCGGGCCGCGCTGCTCGACGAGACCTCCCTGGAGGCCATGTCCTTCGACGGGCAGCTCTTCGGTGTCCCGTACTCGCAGGAGAACCTCTTCCTGATGCGCAACACCGAGCTGGCCCCGGACGCCCCCGAGACCTTCGAGGAGCTCGTCGAGACCGGGACCGAGCTCAAGGACGCCGGCGACGTCGAGGAGGTCCTGTCCATGGCGGTCACCCAGGAGGGCGACCCCTACCGGATGAACCTGCTCTACACCTCCGGCGGCGGCTACCTCTTCGGCCAGGACGACACCGGCACGTGGGACCCCACCGACCTGGGCGTGGGCACCGACGAGTCCATCGAGGCCATGGAGAAGATCGCGGAGTACGGCGAGGAGGGCGAGGGCGTCCTGCGCCGCTCCATCGGCCTGGAGAACGACGCGGCCCTGTTCTACGACGGTGACACCGCCTTCTTCGTCGCCGGCCCGTGGAACCTGGCCGACACCCAGGAGGCCGGCGTCGACTACGAGATCAGCCCCTTCCCCGGCTTCGAGGGCGGCGACCCCGCCAGCCCCTACATCGGCTACCAGTCGTTCTTCGTGACCGAGGGCAGCGCGAACTCCGCCCTGGCCGAGGAGTTCGTGACCAACTACGTCACCGACACCGACTTCATCCTCAGCCTGTACGAGATCGACCCCCGCACGCCCGTCCAGACCGAGGCCCTGGAGAGCGTCTCGGCCGAGAACCCCGACATCGCCGCGATCGCCGAGGCCGGCGCCGAGGGCATCCCGATGCCCTCCATCCCGGAGATGGGCGAGACCTGGCAGCCGCTGGGCGTCGCCCAGGCCGACATCATCGGCGGAGCGGACCCCCGTGAGGCCATGGAGGCCGCCGCCGAGACCATCTCCGAGCAGATCGGCGAGTAGGCGTGGCGGCTTCCGACAACGCGGGCGCCCCGGACGGGGCGCCCGCCCACCCCACCGCCCGCCCGTCGCCCGCCACCCTCAACGGACGCCTCGGGCGCGGTTCCCCCCGTTCACCGCTGCCCGGCGGGCGCTTCGCACGCGAGGGATCGCTGGTCGGACAGGTCGTCAAGATCGGCCTGCTGGGACTGTTCACGGCCCTGGGCGTGTGGGCCGTCCTCCCGCTCTACATCGGGGGCAACTGGCTCGGCATCGGGCTGGTCGTCGCCGTGGTGGGCCTGGTCTACTACGTCTACCTGTCCAAGCGCACCGTGCCCGCGAAGTACCTCGTGCCCGGTGTGCTGTTCCTGATGGTCTTCCAGATCTTCCCGGTGCTCTACACGATGAGCACCTCGGTGACCAACATGAGCGACGGTCACCGGGGCAGCAAGGAACAGGCGATCTCCGCCGTGGAGTCCCTGTCCGTGACCCGGACGGCCGACTCCGAGGAGTACGCCCTGACGGTCGCCGCGGTCGGCGACCCGGAGACCGGTGAGCTGGTCTTCCTCCTCACCGACGCCGAGGGCGACACCCAGGTCGGCGACGCGGACGGGCTCAGCGAGCTCGCCGGCGCCACCGTCGAGGACTCGGGCAAGGTCACCGACGCGTTCGGCTACACCATCCTCACCCCGGCCGAGGTCAACGAGCGCAGCGGCGAGCTGGAGGAGTTCGCGGTACCGACGGGCAGTGGCGCGGGCATCCGCTCCAGCGGGCTGTCCACCGCCTACGAGGGCAGGGCGCTGCGGGTCTACGACGAGTCGTGCGACTGCGTGACCGACACCGAGACCGGTGACGTCTACACGGCCGACGCCGAGCGCGGCGCCTTCTACAACGACGAGGGCCAGCGCCTCCCCCAGGGGTGGCAGGTCAACGTGGGCGCCGACAACTTCGCGCGCTTCCTGTTCGACCCGGCGTTCGCGTCGTCGTTCTTCAGCATCCTGCTGTGGAACATCGTCTTCGCCGTGGCGGTGACCGGCCTGGTGTTCGTGGTCGGGCTCGCCGTGGCCCTGACACTGCACGTGCCGAAGATGCGCGGCAAGGTCTTCTACCGGGTCCTGGTGGTCCTGCCGTACGCGATGAGCTCCCTGGCCATGTACCTGCTCTGGCGGGACATGTTCAACACCGACTTCGGTGTCATCAACCAGGTGCTCGGACTGCGGATCGACTGGTTCGGCTCGGTGTGGGGCGCGCGGGCCGCGGTCATCCTCGCCAACGTCTGGCTGGGGTACCCGTACATGTTCCTCGTGGCCACGGGGGCGCTCCAGGCGATCCCGCGTGAGCTCGGACAGGCCGCGCAGATCGACGGCGCCAACCCGTGGCAGGCCTTCCGGCAGGTCACCCTGCCGCTGCTGATGGTGGCGATGACGCCGATCCTGGTCGCCACGTTCGCCTTCAACTTCAACAACTTCAACGCGGTGTGGCTGCTGACCAGGGGCGGGCCGCTGTTCTCCGACAACTCCACGGCCGGTGCGACCGACCTGCTGATCACCTACACCTACCGGTTGGCGTTCAACGAGGCCACCGCGCAGTACGGCTACGCGGCGGCGCTGTCGGTGATGATCTTCCTGATCGTCTCGGTGATCTCGGTGACCAGCCTGTGGCGGAGCAAGGCACTCAAGGAGGTGGACTGATGTCGGTGGACACCGTGCGGACGGCGCCGACGCGCTACCGGCGCGGCGCGGGCACACGGTTGAGCCTGTGGGCCACCCGCCTGGGCTGGCGCCACGTGGTCATGTGGGTGGTCGCGGCGTTCGCGCTCTTCCCCGTCATGTTCGTGGTCTCGGCCGCGCTCAACCCGCTCGGCACGCTGAGCAGCTCGCAGCTGTGGCCCACGGGGGCGAGCCTGGACAACGCCAGGGATCTGTTCTCGAACACGCCGTTCACGACGTGGTACGCGAACTCGCTGTTCTTCGCGCTCACGAACGCGGCCGTGACGGTGCTGCTGTCCGCGCTGGCCGCCTACGCGTTCAGCCGGATGCGGTTCAAGGGCCGCAAGGTGGGGCTGATCGGGCTGCTGGTCATCCAGATGTTCCCGCAGTTCCTGGCGATCGTCGCGATCTACCTGATGTTCTCCTCGATCGGGGAGTACTACCCGGTGATCGGCTTCGACACGCGCTGGGGCCTGCTGCTGGTGTATCTGGGCGGGGCGCTCAGCATCAACACGTGGTTGATGAAGGGCTTCTTCGACACCGTGCCCAAGGAACTGGACGAGTCGGCGCAGATGGACGGGGCCACACACGCCCAGGTCTTCTTCCGGATCATGCTGCCGCTGGTCACCCCGGTCCTGGCGATCGTGGGCCTGCTGGTGTTCATCTCGACCATCAACGAGTTCCTGCTGGCGAGCGTGTTCCTGCGCGACACCGAGGCCAAGACCCTGGGTCTGGGCCTGTACCAGGTGGTCGCCTCCTCCCGCAACGCCAACTTCGGGATGTTCTCGGTCGGCGCGATCCTGCTGTCCCTGCCCACGCTGATCGTGTTCTGGTTCCTCCAGCGCTTCATCACCGAGGGCCTGACGTCGGGAGCGGTCAAGGGCTGACCGCGGGCCGCACACGAATGGAGGGGCTCCCCCGGCGGGGAGCCCCTCCTTCGACTGCCCGAGGGGGTCGAGGTGGCCATCCAGCGAGCCTTAGCCCCAGGGGGTCTGTCCGGGCCGAAGCGAGGAACGAGCGGAGGCCCATAGCAAGCACAGTGAGGGCGCCGACGGGTCCTGGAGGGCCTGGAGGTGCGCTCCCGAGGAAGTATTGCGCCGCAGGCGTCCGTTGAGGGTGGTGGCGGGCGACGGTGTGGGAACGAGGGAGCGCACCGGAAGGCGCGAAGGCCCCGTCTCAAGGGCGCCCGAACCACTACTTCTTCTTCTTGTCCTCGCCGCCGCCATCGGTGGACAGCGCGGAGATGAAGGCCTCCTGGGGTACCTCGACCCGGCCGACCATCTTCATCCGCTTCTTGCCCTCCTTCTGCTTCTCCAGCAGCTTGCGCTTACGGCTGATGTCGCCGCCGTAGCACTTGGCGAGCACGTCCTTGCGGATGGCGCGGATGTTCTCGCGGGCGATGACCCGGGCACCGATGGCGGCCTGGACGGGCACCTCGAACTGCTGCCGCGGGATGAGCTCGCGCAGCTTCTTGGTCATCGCCACACCGTAGGCGTAGGACTTCTCCTTGTGCACGATGGCGGAGAAGGCGTCCACGGGCTCGCCCTGCAGCAGGATGTCCACCTTGACCAGGTCGGCCGCCACCTCGCCCTTGGGCTCGTAGTCCAGGGACGCGTAGCCCTTGGTGCGGGACTTGAGGTGGTCGAAGAAGTCGAAGACGATCTCGGCCATGGGGAGCGTGTAGCGCATCTCCACCCGGTCCTCGGACAGGTAGTCCATGCCGTGCAGCTCCCCGCGCCGGTCCTGGCACAGCTCCATGATCTGGCCGATGAACTCCGAGGGGCTGAGCACCGTGGCCTTGACCACCGGCTCGTAGATGGACGCGATCTTCCCGGCGGGGAACTCGCTGGGGTTGGTCACCACGTGCTCGGTGCCGTCCTCCATGTCCACCCGGTAGATCACGTTGGGCGCGGTGGAGATGAGGTCGAGGTTGAACTCGCGCTCCAGGCGGGCCCGGGTGATCTCCAGGTGCAGCAGGCCCAGGAAGCCGCAGCGGAAGCCGAAGCCCAGGGCGGCGGAGGTCTCCGGCTCGAAGACCAGCGAGGCGTCGTTGAGCTGGAGCTTCTCCAGCGCGTCGCGCAGGACCGGGTAGTCGGTGCCCTCGATCGGGTACAGGCCGGAGAACACCATGGGCTTGGGCTCCTGGTAGCCCTCCAGCATGTCCGTGGCCGGCCGGTTCAGGGCGGTGATGGTGTCACCGACCTTGGACTGGCGCACGTCCTTGACGCCGGTGATGATGTAGCCGACCTCGCCGACGCCCAGGCCGCCGCACTTGGTGGGCTCGGGCGAGCTGACGCCGATCTCCAGGATCTCGTGGGAGGCCCTGGTGGACATCATCTGGATGCGCTCGCGCGGGCTGAGCTTGCCGTCGATGACGCGGACGTAGGTCACGACGCCGCGGTAGGTGTCGTAGACCGAGTCGAAGATCATCGCGCGGGCGGGCGCGTCGGCGTCACCGACTGGCGGCGTCATCTGCGTGACGATCTCGTTGAGCAGGTCCTCGACGCCCTCGCCGGTCTTGGCGCTGACCTTGAGCACGTCGGAGGGCTCACAGCCGATGATCCCGGCGAGCTCCTCGGCGTACTTCTCCGGCTGGGCGGCCGGGAGGTCGATCTTGTTGAGCACCGGGATGATGGTGAGGTCGTTGTCCAGCGCCATGTACAGGTTGGCGAGGGTCTGCGCCTCGATGCCCTGCGCGGCGTCGACCAGCAGGATCGCACCCTCGCAGGCGGCCAGGGAGCGCGACACCTCGTAGGTGAAGTCCACGTGGCCGGGGGTGTCGATGAGGTTGAGCGTGTAGGTCCGGTCGTCGAGCGCGGTGAAGGGGATGCGCACGGCCTGCGACTTGATGGTGATGCCGCGCTCGCGCTCGATGTCCATGCGGTCCAGGTACTGGGCGCGCATCTGTCGGTCCTCGACGACCCCGGTGATCTGGAGCATCCGGTCGGCCAGCGTCGACTTGCCATGGTCGATGTGCGCGATGATGCAGAAGTTGCGGATCAGCGCGGGATCGGTCCAGTTCGGCTGTGCCACCGTGCTCCGTTCACTCGTTCCTTGGGCATGGAAGCCCCGGCTCAGGCCGGGGAGGATACGCCCATCTCCTTCCTGAGAGTGTAGGCGTAGCCATCCACTCGCTGGAGCAAGCGGACGTACCTGTGGTTGATCCCAGCTTGTCGGCCGTGGGCGGTGGTGATGTCGAAGTTGCCCCTGGCCCGGACCAGGACGCGGCCACTGTGGGAGCCCTTCCTCTTGCCCACTGGGACCAGGGCTCGGACCAGGTCCCCGGTGGCGAAGCCGAAGTACTGCTTGGA from Nocardiopsis aegyptia harbors:
- the hemW gene encoding radical SAM family heme chaperone HemW, whose translation is MPSVALDGDPVPRTGDLPEHSLAELAARPLGFYVHVPFCVTRCGYCDFNTYTADELVSRDGTATASRETYADQAIAEIELADRVLSGDRPPVSTVFVGGGTPTLLPAEDLGRLVAAVRERFGLTPDAEVTTEANPETVDPGYLARLREAGFTRVSFGMQSARPHVLRILERGHTPGRPEQCVEWARQAGFEHVNLDLIYGTPGESDDDWAASLAAAVSAGPDHVSAYSLIVEEGTRLANRVRRGELTEPDDDAMADRYVMADEALAAAGFTPYEVSNWARTPEGRSAHNLLYWTGGHWWGVGPGAHGHVGGTRWWNVKHPAAYAARLAAGDSPGQAREVLTDEERRFERVLLELRIEEGCPLELLEPHGRAAAVRAVADGLLDAEAHAAGRAVLTRRGRLLADAVVRDLT
- the lepA gene encoding translation elongation factor 4; protein product: MAQPNWTDPALIRNFCIIAHIDHGKSTLADRMLQITGVVEDRQMRAQYLDRMDIERERGITIKSQAVRIPFTALDDRTYTLNLIDTPGHVDFTYEVSRSLAACEGAILLVDAAQGIEAQTLANLYMALDNDLTIIPVLNKIDLPAAQPEKYAEELAGIIGCEPSDVLKVSAKTGEGVEDLLNEIVTQMTPPVGDADAPARAMIFDSVYDTYRGVVTYVRVIDGKLSPRERIQMMSTRASHEILEIGVSSPEPTKCGGLGVGEVGYIITGVKDVRQSKVGDTITALNRPATDMLEGYQEPKPMVFSGLYPIEGTDYPVLRDALEKLQLNDASLVFEPETSAALGFGFRCGFLGLLHLEITRARLEREFNLDLISTAPNVIYRVDMEDGTEHVVTNPSEFPAGKIASIYEPVVKATVLSPSEFIGQIMELCQDRRGELHGMDYLSEDRVEMRYTLPMAEIVFDFFDHLKSRTKGYASLDYEPKGEVAADLVKVDILLQGEPVDAFSAIVHKEKSYAYGVAMTKKLRELIPRQQFEVPVQAAIGARVIARENIRAIRKDVLAKCYGGDISRKRKLLEKQKEGKKRMKMVGRVEVPQEAFISALSTDGGGEDKKKK
- a CDS encoding sugar ABC transporter substrate-binding protein; this translates as MRFRSAPAITGIAAIALMATACTGGGDSDSEGGSAEGGLTIWTDAERADAVEAAADEFAEANGIDVSVDTVAFEDMQGDVLNAHQAGNAPDIFIGAHDWTGNLVRNGAVQPIELPQDRAALLDETSLEAMSFDGQLFGVPYSQENLFLMRNTELAPDAPETFEELVETGTELKDAGDVEEVLSMAVTQEGDPYRMNLLYTSGGGYLFGQDDTGTWDPTDLGVGTDESIEAMEKIAEYGEEGEGVLRRSIGLENDAALFYDGDTAFFVAGPWNLADTQEAGVDYEISPFPGFEGGDPASPYIGYQSFFVTEGSANSALAEEFVTNYVTDTDFILSLYEIDPRTPVQTEALESVSAENPDIAAIAEAGAEGIPMPSIPEMGETWQPLGVAQADIIGGADPREAMEAAAETISEQIGE
- a CDS encoding sugar ABC transporter permease, with the protein product MSVDTVRTAPTRYRRGAGTRLSLWATRLGWRHVVMWVVAAFALFPVMFVVSAALNPLGTLSSSQLWPTGASLDNARDLFSNTPFTTWYANSLFFALTNAAVTVLLSALAAYAFSRMRFKGRKVGLIGLLVIQMFPQFLAIVAIYLMFSSIGEYYPVIGFDTRWGLLLVYLGGALSINTWLMKGFFDTVPKELDESAQMDGATHAQVFFRIMLPLVTPVLAIVGLLVFISTINEFLLASVFLRDTEAKTLGLGLYQVVASSRNANFGMFSVGAILLSLPTLIVFWFLQRFITEGLTSGAVKG
- a CDS encoding ABC transporter permease subunit, which gives rise to MPGGRFAREGSLVGQVVKIGLLGLFTALGVWAVLPLYIGGNWLGIGLVVAVVGLVYYVYLSKRTVPAKYLVPGVLFLMVFQIFPVLYTMSTSVTNMSDGHRGSKEQAISAVESLSVTRTADSEEYALTVAAVGDPETGELVFLLTDAEGDTQVGDADGLSELAGATVEDSGKVTDAFGYTILTPAEVNERSGELEEFAVPTGSGAGIRSSGLSTAYEGRALRVYDESCDCVTDTETGDVYTADAERGAFYNDEGQRLPQGWQVNVGADNFARFLFDPAFASSFFSILLWNIVFAVAVTGLVFVVGLAVALTLHVPKMRGKVFYRVLVVLPYAMSSLAMYLLWRDMFNTDFGVINQVLGLRIDWFGSVWGARAAVILANVWLGYPYMFLVATGALQAIPRELGQAAQIDGANPWQAFRQVTLPLLMVAMTPILVATFAFNFNNFNAVWLLTRGGPLFSDNSTAGATDLLITYTYRLAFNEATAQYGYAAALSVMIFLIVSVISVTSLWRSKALKEVD
- a CDS encoding sugar ABC transporter substrate-binding protein; amino-acid sequence: MRPLRAPGTRLACAAAGLAVTLTACGSDPGTDAAELDPTLTVWADDERALALMTFAEAYSRTSDAQVEVIVVEHEELRASFVSAHANGLGPDIMVGPHDWTGELVESEAVAPVTLDARSAEAFTPGALDAVTYDGAVYGVPYATENLALIRNTDLAPSEPETVEELVETGADLVDAGRASRVLGLQVGEEGDAYHMHPLFTSAGGYLFGEDGAGDPDPTDLGVAAPESVAAFERIAELGEAGSGVLTRDTTAERATELFTGGEAPYFVTGPWSLSAVKEAGVPYEISPVPPFADGAPARPLIGVQAFFVAAGASDPDLARTFAADFVADPEFSVILYEADPRVPALVDALETLSEQDPDLQAFQNAGANGLPMPAIPEMDAVWGPFGQAGADIIAGAEPAEELAEAEELITASFAE
- a CDS encoding LacI family DNA-binding transcriptional regulator, with product MGPRLADIARHAGVSEATVSRVLNDKPGVGSDTRKAVLTALDVLGYERPARLRQRSAGLVGMVIPELENPVFPMFAQAAEGALAQRGYTPVLCTQTPGGITEDEYVELLLERNVSGILFVSGRHADTSASYERYNTLVSRRLPIVLVNGFTEAIPAAFISCDDREAGRLAVNHLVALGHTRIGFTSGPDRYVPVRRKLDGYHAALEAHGLDGRDLVELSLFGVEGGHAAATRLIERGVTAMVCGSDMMALGAIRAARQRGLRVPEDFSVVGYDDSQLIAFTDPPLTTVRQPIQAMALAAVRALCDEIAGHAVSHTEYVFDPELVVRASTAAAPNGYAVPAPLPGTRHAARDGSARPAAAQDGTARPSGDPIAGQRV
- a CDS encoding glycoside hydrolase family 13 protein, whose protein sequence is MALKSQWWRDAAIYQIYVRSFADSNGDGEGDLAGIRERLPHLAELGVDAVWLTPFYVSPLADGGYDVADYRDVDPRFGTLADFDALLATAHELGLRVIIDVVPNHSSSAHRWFREAVAAEPGSPARSRYIFRDGKGPDGEQPPNNWNSIFGGPAWTRLKRPDGTPEQWYLHLFDAEQPDFDWTSQEVHDEFDDVLRFWLDRGVDGFRIDVAHGMVKDPALPDIAEGAKADLLDGSTSLPYFDQDGVHDIYRRWAAIAASYPGDRTMVAEAWVEDAERVARYLRPDELHQAFNFEYLTSPWDAGHLRAVIDSSLTANGAVGATTSWVLSNHDVTRHVTRFGGGEQGLRRARAATMLMLALPGAVYMYQGEELGLPEVTDLPDDALQDPTWERSGRTDRGRDGCRVPLPWEDGAAPYGFGPEGTAPWLPQPEGWGRLSRASQRGVEGSTLELYTSALRLRRELDALGDGAMTWLDAPEGVLYFEREPGVRCAVNLTGEPADVTVGEGDSEVLLSSGPVAAPSDGTLALPAETAVWLRV